The candidate division WOR-3 bacterium DNA window ATTAATTCTCTTCTATCCGAAACGACATTTTACATCGTGGAAAAATCCGGTCTATTTTTTAACAGTCATAACCACCGCATTCATTTTTACTGATAGTTTATATTTATTGATTAAGAGCCAATGGCGAATGAGTTTTGGAAATTACCTATTAGCATATCCTTTTTCCAGTTCTGTTTTATTGGCAACTCTCTTATTGGGATTTTTAATCGCACTTTACTCTTATAATCAAAAGAAAAAGAGTTACTTCACTTATCTTTTATGGACGATTTCCGCATCATCTTTAGCCATTCTCTCAAATAATTTAATTATATTGTTATTAGCCTGGGGCGGAGTTGCAGTTTTGCTTTATCTACTCATTAGTTTAGGGAAACCTGGTGCGGAAGTTCCAGCATATAAAGCTTTGGTTATGGTTGGTGGTTCGGATATTTTGATGCTTATCGGCGCTGCACTTATTTATTACTTGACCGGCACCTTAACAATGAGTGAAATTTCCATTTCCTTAACTGGTGCATTACCAATTCTTGCTTATATTTTATTACTTATTGGGTCTTTAACCAAAGCCGGGGCAATGCCTTTTCATACCTGGATTATTGATTCAGCCGAAAAAGCCCCGGTTTCAGTTATGGCATTACTACCTGCGGCTTTTGATAAATTATTAGGCATATACCTCTTAGCCCGTATCTCATTAGATTTATTCAAGGTTTTATCAGGTTCAGCAATGTCTATTGTCTTAATGATAATTGGCAGTATTTCTATTATTGCCGCAGTCTCAATGGCATTGGTCCAAAAAAATGTGCTAAAACTTTTGAGTTTTCATGCGGTTTCCCAAGTCGGATATATGGTTTTAGGTATTGGCACCGGAGTTCCAATTGGTATTATCGGCGGTCTTTTTCATATGATTAATAATGTGATATATAAATCAGCCTTATTTTTAGGAGCCGGTGCAGTTGAAGAAAAAACCAATGAGACCAGTTTAGAAAAACTTGGTGGATTAGCCAGATATATGCCGATAACCTTTTTGGTAATGTTTATCTCTTCAATGGCGATCTCTGGTATTCCGCCCTTAAACGGATTTGCTTCCAAATGGCTCGTGTATCAAGGAGTCATTGAAGTAGCCAAAACTCATTCTTATGCGATTTTCTTTTTAGTTATTGCGATGTTTGGCAGCGTTTTAACCTTAGCGTCTTTTCTTAAGGTTCTCCATTCAACTTTCCTTGGCGAAAAATCAAAAGCAATTCCGAAAGTCAAAGAAGTTGGCTTTGGTATGATTTTTCCGATGGTGATTTTAGCATTTTTCTGTATTGTGCTCGGCATCTTTGCTAATTTACCAATCAATTATTTGTTCCGTGTAGTTTTTGCAACTTCAGCAACAGCAATAGGAATTTGGAATTCGGGCCTGGCAACAATTCTTATTATCATCGGCATTGTGTTAGGTTTTATCATCTATCTCTTGAGCAAACAATGGAAAGTCAGAAGTTCTGAAGTATTTATCGGTGGCGAAGTCATATCGCCTAAACCACAAGCAGTTCTCTCCTTACCTGATGGTGTAGACACTATCACCGGAGTTGTTGACCTTGATGAAGCAAAAATTCCAGGCACATATTTCTATGATTCTATAAAAAAGATTAAACTTATCGACGACACCTATCGGGTTGCAGATAATAAATTCTTTGATATTTTTGAGCAAAGCAAGAAATTAATCTCATTAGTAATTCGAGCCGGTAAAATAATTCA harbors:
- a CDS encoding proton-conducting transporter membrane subunit, yielding MILWNTINIGFVVPTIVPLIVGLLILFYPKRHFTSWKNPVYFLTVITTAFIFTDSLYLLIKSQWRMSFGNYLLAYPFSSSVLLATLLLGFLIALYSYNQKKKSYFTYLLWTISASSLAILSNNLIILLLAWGGVAVLLYLLISLGKPGAEVPAYKALVMVGGSDILMLIGAALIYYLTGTLTMSEISISLTGALPILAYILLLIGSLTKAGAMPFHTWIIDSAEKAPVSVMALLPAAFDKLLGIYLLARISLDLFKVLSGSAMSIVLMIIGSISIIAAVSMALVQKNVLKLLSFHAVSQVGYMVLGIGTGVPIGIIGGLFHMINNVIYKSALFLGAGAVEEKTNETSLEKLGGLARYMPITFLVMFISSMAISGIPPLNGFASKWLVYQGVIEVAKTHSYAIFFLVIAMFGSVLTLASFLKVLHSTFLGEKSKAIPKVKEVGFGMIFPMVILAFFCIVLGIFANLPINYLFRVVFATSATAIGIWNSGLATILIIIGIVLGFIIYLLSKQWKVRSSEVFIGGEVISPKPQAVLSLPDGVDTITGVVDLDEAKIPGTYFYDSIKKIKLIDDTYRVADNKFFDIFEQSKKLISLVIRAGKIIHNGLLQTYLGWLFLGGIAVIAIYLILLLR